The proteins below come from a single Micromonospora citrea genomic window:
- a CDS encoding shikimate kinase, with product MAPVCVLVGAPGSGKTTVGQALADLLGVEFRDTDLDIVRLAGKPISEIFIDEGEEHFRTLERAAVAAALASCDGVLALGGGAVLAEENRAALVGHPVVHLSVELSDAVRRVGLGAGRPLLALNPRATLKHLLDQRRPLYAEVATATVTTDGRAPQEIAAEIAALLKR from the coding sequence ATGGCGCCGGTCTGCGTACTGGTCGGGGCGCCGGGCTCCGGCAAGACCACGGTCGGGCAGGCGCTCGCCGACCTGCTCGGGGTGGAGTTCCGCGACACCGACCTGGACATCGTGCGGCTGGCCGGCAAGCCGATCTCCGAGATCTTCATCGACGAGGGCGAGGAGCACTTCCGTACCCTCGAACGGGCCGCGGTGGCGGCGGCGCTGGCCTCCTGCGACGGGGTGCTCGCCCTCGGCGGGGGCGCGGTCCTCGCCGAGGAGAACCGCGCCGCCCTGGTCGGGCACCCCGTGGTCCATCTCTCCGTCGAGCTGTCCGACGCGGTGCGGCGGGTCGGGCTGGGCGCGGGCCGGCCGCTGCTGGCGCTCAACCCGCGGGCCACGCTGAAGCACCTGCTGGACCAGCGTCGACCCCTCTACGCCGAGGTGGCCACCGCGACGGTGACCACCGACGGGCGGGCCCCGCAGGAGATCGCCGCCGAGATCGCGGCGCTGCTGAAGCGCTGA
- the aroC gene encoding chorismate synthase: MLRWLTAGESHGPALVAMLEGVPAGVEVTTGEIAGELARRRLGYGRGARMSFEQDEVEIIGGLRHGVTIGSPVAIRVGNSEWPKWRTVMAADPVDPDELAGQARNAPLTRPRPGHADLAGMQKYGHTDARPILERASARETAARVAVGTVAKALLRQALGIEIVSHVVELGPVAAKPGLRPAPADADRIDADPLRCLDPEASARMVAEVDAAKKAADTLGGVVEVLAYGVPPGLGSHVQWDRKLDARLATALMSIQAIKGVEIGDGWQQARTRGSEAHDEIIPTATGVRRVTDRAGGLEGGITTGEPLRVKAAMKPISSLNRALSTVDVTTGEPATAINQRSDVCAVPAAAVVAEAMVALVLAEAATEKFGGDSVVEIRRNLAGYLDALVIR; this comes from the coding sequence GTGTTGCGCTGGTTGACTGCAGGGGAATCGCACGGGCCCGCCCTCGTGGCGATGCTGGAGGGCGTGCCCGCCGGTGTCGAGGTGACCACCGGGGAGATCGCGGGCGAGCTGGCCCGGCGCCGGCTCGGCTACGGCCGGGGCGCCCGGATGTCGTTCGAGCAGGACGAGGTCGAGATCATCGGCGGGCTCCGGCACGGGGTGACCATCGGCAGCCCGGTCGCGATCCGGGTCGGCAACTCCGAGTGGCCGAAGTGGCGCACCGTGATGGCCGCCGACCCGGTCGACCCCGACGAGCTGGCCGGGCAGGCGCGCAACGCGCCGCTGACCCGGCCCCGCCCGGGCCACGCCGACCTGGCCGGCATGCAGAAATACGGCCACACCGACGCCCGGCCCATCCTGGAGCGGGCCAGCGCCCGGGAGACCGCCGCCCGGGTCGCGGTGGGCACGGTGGCCAAGGCGCTGCTCCGGCAGGCCCTCGGCATCGAGATCGTCTCCCACGTGGTCGAGCTGGGCCCGGTCGCCGCCAAGCCCGGGCTGCGCCCGGCGCCGGCCGACGCCGATCGCATCGACGCCGACCCGCTGCGCTGCCTCGACCCCGAGGCCAGCGCCCGGATGGTCGCCGAGGTCGACGCCGCGAAGAAGGCCGCCGACACCCTGGGCGGCGTGGTCGAGGTGCTGGCGTACGGGGTGCCGCCGGGCCTGGGCAGCCACGTGCAGTGGGACCGCAAGCTCGACGCCCGGCTCGCCACCGCGCTGATGTCCATCCAGGCCATCAAGGGCGTCGAGATCGGGGACGGCTGGCAGCAGGCGCGTACCCGGGGCTCGGAGGCGCACGACGAGATCATCCCCACCGCCACGGGTGTGCGCCGGGTCACCGACCGGGCCGGCGGGCTGGAGGGCGGCATCACCACCGGCGAGCCGCTGCGGGTCAAGGCCGCGATGAAGCCGATCTCGTCGCTGAACCGGGCCCTGTCCACCGTGGACGTCACCACCGGCGAGCCGGCCACCGCGATCAACCAGCGTTCCGACGTCTGCGCGGTGCCCGCCGCCGCCGTCGTGGCCGAGGCCATGGTGGCGCTGGTGCTGGCCGAGGCCGCCACCGAGAAGTTCGGCGGCGACTCGGTCGTCGAGATCCGCCGCAACCTGGCCGGCTACCTCGACGCGCTGGTGATCCGGTGA